One segment of Radiobacillus kanasensis DNA contains the following:
- the argB gene encoding acetylglutamate kinase, translating into MSYVVIKCGGSIVDQLPLSFYEELVAIQNEGKWKPVVVHGGGPSISKLLDQVGVPSAFVDGLRVTTEEVLEVVEMALSGSVNKQIVQQIVQTGGKAFGISGVDGGFLQAKPTTNNKKLGLVGDIQEVETGYIEYLTSLGLIPVVSPISMDLNGQKYNINADMAAAAIAQALQASLCFISDIDGIYQSEQTDIVHQASRKEILQMIEDKVIVGGMIPKVLSAIEAMEKGVPEVAIVNGLESNNLKQFLKGSAIGTRLYLGKEEMEYVEYNS; encoded by the coding sequence GTGAGCTATGTTGTTATAAAATGTGGTGGTAGTATCGTAGACCAACTTCCCCTTTCTTTTTATGAAGAGCTAGTTGCCATTCAGAACGAGGGGAAATGGAAGCCGGTTGTTGTCCATGGGGGAGGTCCGTCTATTTCTAAGCTTCTAGATCAAGTAGGTGTTCCTTCCGCGTTTGTAGATGGATTGCGCGTGACGACAGAGGAAGTGCTGGAAGTAGTGGAAATGGCCTTAAGTGGTTCCGTTAATAAACAAATCGTCCAGCAAATTGTGCAGACTGGTGGTAAAGCGTTTGGAATCAGTGGAGTGGATGGAGGCTTCTTACAAGCAAAACCAACAACCAACAACAAAAAATTAGGATTAGTCGGCGACATTCAAGAGGTGGAAACCGGATATATAGAATATCTTACAAGCCTTGGATTGATTCCGGTTGTTTCTCCAATATCTATGGATTTAAATGGCCAAAAATACAACATTAACGCAGATATGGCGGCCGCAGCAATAGCACAAGCGTTACAAGCTAGTCTTTGCTTCATAAGCGATATCGATGGTATTTATCAATCGGAACAAACCGATATTGTGCATCAAGCCTCCAGAAAGGAAATCCTGCAAATGATTGAGGATAAAGTGATTGTAGGGGGGATGATTCCAAAAGTCCTTTCCGCAATCGAGGCGATGGAAAAAGGGGTGCCAGAGGTTGCTATTGTAAACGGGTTGGAATCTAATAATCTCAAACAATTCTTAAAAGGAAGTGCAATCGGAACGCGCTTGTACCTAGGTAAAGAGGAGATGGAATATGTCGAATACAACAGCTAA